Proteins found in one Sorghum bicolor cultivar BTx623 chromosome 1, Sorghum_bicolor_NCBIv3, whole genome shotgun sequence genomic segment:
- the LOC8057237 gene encoding uncharacterized protein LOC8057237: MSPTEAAQVEGGNSEENMLKRNSDDIGWEYGVLVYPDNKDKVRCKFCNKEMSGGIHRLKEHVGHEGKNVKKCMVRTPEALEAKEKCKKALEEAKRKREEKTIRELELRQEVDVSRVGGSEEVTCIGSSASEPHKLGPLDKWTRAIDPKATKAESLKQQQLNKELWKQRTNEVHKYIARWAYTHGISFNACDNDEFKQMCEAIGQFGPGLVPPSHDLLRDRLLEEEYERMKSLLQEREAEKMKNGCSIMTDVCSNEMSGVSHTSEIIFELVDKAIEDIGPENVVQVVTDNASNNMGANKLLEEKRPHIFWTSCAAHTINLMLQGIGNMARFRKVIDQAKSFTIFVYGHTRTLECLRHFTEGKEVVRPGVTRFASYFLTLSSLQEKKDQLRKMVVHSRWDSLKDVKSKKGKEATATILSPTFWKDVKLTLAVFEPLVKVLRLVDGDVKPSMGFVYGSLLKAKREIKEAFGNVESRYKEVIAVIEKKMAGRLDSPLHLTAYLLNPHYSYSNPAIFDEPKITEGFIAAVEKFYYHDEDKQHQAANIELKMFQNREGPFNKKLARTFESFDYNPGRASWWWLYGTEVPALQKMATRILSLTSSSSGCERNWSVFEAVHTKKINRLTTTRLNKLVYIEFNSKLLSRRERIKSKKLPDVLLSSQTTEAQGFLQEGGDDYALVDFRDEEDEEEMEGTGIPWSVIGEAVGAEEQLERRRSARVRDLYEGEEFESEEEVFEEDEDDYVEPY, from the exons ATGTCGCCAACAGAGGCTGCACAAGTTGAGGGAGGAAACAGTGAGGAGAATATGCTCAAAAGGAATTCGGATGATATTGGATGGGAGTATGGTGTTCTTGTTTATCCTGACAACAAGGACAAGGTGAGGTGCAAGTTTTGTaataaggagatgagtggagggattcATAGGTTGAAGGAGCATGTGGGTCACGAGGGCAAGAATGTGAAGAAATGCATGGTTAGAACACCGGAGGCTCTAGAGGCTAAAGAGAAATGCAAGAAAGCACTAGAAGAGGCAAAAAGGAAGAGGGAGGAGAAAACTATTCGTGAGTTAGAACTTAGACAGGAAGTTGATGTATCTAGAGTTGGAGGGTCAGAGGAAGTCACTTGTATTGGGAGTTCTGCTTCAGAGCCTCACAAGTTAGGTCCCCTTGACAAATGGACTCGGGCTATTGATCCTAAAGCTACCAAGGCTGAATCTTTGAAGCAACAGCAGCTGAACAAGGAACTTTGGAAACAAAGAACAAATGAGGTGCATAAGTATATTGCAAGATGGGCCTATACACATG GCATTTCTTTCAATGCATGTGACAATGATGAGTTCAAGCAAATGTGTGAAGCAATTGGGCAGTTTGGTCCAGGACTTGTACCTCCAAGTCATGATTTACTGAGAGACAGATTGTTGGAAGAAGAATATGAAAGAATGAAGAGTTTGCTGCAGGAACGTGAAGCCGAGAAGATGAAAAATGGGTGCTCCATTATGACCGATGTTTG CTCAAATGAGATGTCAGGTGTGTCACACACAAGTGAAATAATCTTTGAACTAGTGGACAAAGCAATTGAAGACATTGGTCCAGAAAATGTGGTGCAAGTGGTGACTGACAATGCCTCTAACAACATGGGAGCAAAtaaactattggaagagaagagACCACACATTTTTTGGACCTCTTGTGCAGCTCACACAATCAACTTGATGCTGCAAGGAATTGGCAATATGGCTCGGTTCAGGAAAGTGATTGACCAAGCAAAGTCATTTACCATATTTGTCTATGGCCACACAAGAACATTGGAGTGCCTGAGACACTTCACAGAGGGGAAAGAGGTAGTGAGGCCTGGAGTAACAAGGTTTGCTTCATACTTTCTCACTTtgtccagtttacaagaaaagaaggaccaGTTAAGAAAGATGGTGGTGCACAGTAGGTGGGACTCATTGAAGGATGTCAAATCAAAGAAAGGAAAAGAGGCAACAGCAACCATATTGAGTCCAACCTTTTGGAAGGATGTGAAGCTCACATTGGCTGTTTTTGAGCCATTGGTCAAAGTGCTCCGTTTGGTTGATGGGGATGTGAAGCCATCCATGGGTTTTGTTTATGGCTCACTACTAAAGGCAAAGAGAGAGATCAAAGAAGCCTTTGGCAATGTTGAGTCTCGATACAAGGAAGTCATAGCTGTTATTGAAAAGAAGATGGCTGGAAGACTTGATTCCCCACTGCATTTGACAGCTTATTTGCTGAATCCACACTACAGCTATAGTAACCCAGCAATCTTTGATGAGCCCAAAATAACAGAAGGATTTATAGCTGCTGTTGAGAAATTTTATTATCATGATGAGGACAAGCAACATCAGGCTGCCAACATTGAACTGAAAATGTTTCAGAATAGAGAAGGACCATTTAATAAGAAGCTTGCAAGGACTTTTGAGAGTTTTGACTACAATCCAGGTAGAG CGTCATGGTGGTGGCTGTATGGAACAGAGGTTCCTGCTTTACAGAAGATGGCTACAAGGATCCTGTCTTTGACATCAAGTTCTTCGGGCTGTGAAAGGAATTGGAGTGTATTTGAAGCG GTGCACACTAAGAAAATAAATAGGCTTACTACAACTCGCCTAAACAAATTGGTCTATATTGAATTCAACTCCAAACTACTTAGTAGGAGAGAAAGGATCAAGTCAAAGAAACTCCCTGATGTTCTCTTGTCTAGTCAAACTACTGAAGCTCAAGGTTTTCTCCAAGAGGGTGGAGATGATTATGCATTAGTTGACTTTAGAGATGAGGAAGATGAGGAAGAGATGGAAGGTACAGGAATACCTTGGTCTGTGATTGGAGAGGCAGTAGGAGCAGAAGAACAGCTAGAGAGGCGTAGAAGTGCAAGAGTGAGGGACCTCTATGAAGGAGAAGAGTTTGAGTCTGAAGAAGAAGTCTTCGAGGAAGATGAGGATGACTATGTTGAACCCTACTGA
- the LOC8057238 gene encoding putative cyclic nucleotide-gated ion channel 9 — protein MSYDQSAFQMDYGGVGAGAGVSASRRRFMPSESLARGVITHGSAQLRTIGRSIRAGATMAAVFQEDLKNTSRRIFDPQDPVLVRLNRAFLISCIVAIAVDPMFFYLPMVTDEGNLCVGIDRWLAVATTVVRSVVDLFFLGRIALQFRTAYIKPSSRVFGRGELVIDTALIARRYMRRFFSADLASVLPLPQVVIWKFLHRSKGTAVLDTKNSLLFIVFIQYVPRVVRIYPISSELKRTSGVFAETAYAGAAYYLLWYMLASHIVGAFWYLLSIERVSDCWRNACDEFPGCNQIYMYCGNDRQLGFLEWRTITRQVINETCEPKRDGSIPFNYGIYSPAVTSDVLKTKDTASKLLFCLWWGLANLSTLGQGLKTSIYTGEALFSIALAIFGLILMAMLIGNIQTYLQSLTVRLEEMRVKQRDSEQWMHHRLLPPELRERVRRYDQYKWLNTHGVDEEALVQNLPKDLRRDIKRHLCLGLVRRVPLFANMDERLLDAICERLKPSLCTERTYITREGDPVDQMVFIIRGSLESITTDGGRTGFYNRSLLVEGDFCGEELLTWALDPKAGACLPSSTRTVMALSEVEAFALPAEELKFVAGQFRRMHSKAVQHTFRFYSQQWRTWAATYIQAAWRRHLKRRAAELRRREDEEMEEDEGKSNRIKTTILVSRFAANAMRGVHRQRSRRGAGAAVPELLMPMPKPREPDFRDDY, from the coding sequence ATGTCGTACGACCAGTCGGCTTTCCAGATGGACTACGGGGGCgtgggcgccggcgccggcgtcaGCGCGTCCCGGCGTCGGTTCATGCCTTCGGAGTCGCTGGCCCGCGGCGTCATCACGCACGGGTCGGCGCAGCTGCGCACGATCGGGCGGTCGATCCGGGCCGGCGCCACCATGGCGGCCGTGTTCCAGGAGGACCTGAAGAACACCTCCCGGCGGATCTTCGACCCGCAGGACCCGGTGCTGGTGCGGCTGAACCGCGCCTTCCTCATCTCCTGCATCGTGGCCATCGCCGTGGACCCCATGTTCTTCTACCTGCCCATGGTGACCGACGAGGGCAACCTGTGCGTGGGCATCGACCGGTGGCTGGCCGTCGCCACCACCGTGGTGCGCAGCGTGGTGGACCTCTTCTTCCTGGGCCGCATCGCGCTGCAGTTCCGCACCGCCTACATCAAGCCGTCGTCCCGGGTGTTCGGTCGCGGCGAGCTGGTGATCGACACCGCGCTCATCGCTCGCCGGTACATGCGGCGCTTCTTCTCCGCCGACCTGGCGTCCGTGCTCCCGCTGCCGCAGGTGGTGATCTGGAAGTTCCTGCACCGGTCCAAGGGCACCGCGGTGCTGGACACCAAGAACAGCCTGCTCTTCATCGTCTTCATCCAGTACGTCCCGCGCGTGGTGCGCATCTACCCCATCTCCTCGGAGCTGAAGCGCACCAGCGGCGTGTTCGCCGAGACCGCCTACGCCGGCGCCGCCTACTACCTGCTGTGGTACATGCTGGCGAGCCACATCGTGGGCGCCTTCTGGTACCTGCTGTCCATCGAGCGCGTGAGCGACTGCTGGCGGAACGCGTGCGACGAGTTCCCCGGGTGCAACCAGATCTACATGTACTGCGGCAACGACCGGCAGCTGGGCTTCCTGGAGTGGCGCACCATCACCCGGCAGGTGATCAACGAGACGTGCGAGCCGAAGCGGGACGGCAGCATCCCCTTCAACTACGGCATCTACTCGCCGGCCGTCACGTCGGACGTGCTCAAGACCAAGGACACCGCCTCCAAGCTGCTCTTCTGCCTCTGGTGGGGGCTGGCCAACCTGAGCACGCTCGGGCAGGGGCTCAAGACCAGCATCTACACCGGGGAGGCGCTCTTCTCCATCGCGCTCGCCATCTTCGGCCTCATCCTCATGGCCATGCTCATCGGCAACATCCAGACGTACCTGCAGTCCCTCACCGTGCGCCTTGAGGAGATGCGCGTCAAGCAGCGCGACTCGGAGCAGTGGATGCACCACCGCCTGCTGCCGCCGGAGCTCCGCGAGCGCGTCCGCCGCTACGACCAGTACAAGTGGCTCAACACCCACGGCGTGGACGAGGAGGCGCTGGTGCAGAACCTGCCCAAGGACCTCCGCCGCGACATCAAGCGCCACCTCTGCCTGGGCCTCGTCCGCCGGGTGCCGCTCTTCGCCAACATGGACGAGCGCCTCCTGGACGCCATCTGCGAGCGCCTCAAGCCCAGCCTGTGCACGGAGCGCACCTACATCACCCGGGAGGGCGACCCCGTGGACCAGATGGTGTTCATCATCCGCGGCAGCCTCGAGAGCATCACCACCGACGGCGGGCGCACGGGGTTCTACAACCGCAGCCTGCTCGTCGAGGGCGACTTCTGCGGGGAGGAGCTGCTCACCTGGGCGCTCGACCCAAAGGCCGGCGCCTGCCTGCCGTCGTCCACGCGCACCGTCATGGCGCTCTCCGAGGTGGAGGCCTTCGCGCTGCCCGCCGAGGAGCTCAAGTTCGTGGCGGGGCAGTTCCGCCGGATGCACAGCAAGGCGGTGCAGCACACCTTCCGGTTCTACTCCCAGCAGTGGCGCACGTGGGCGGCCACCTACATCCAGGCCGCGTGGCGGCGGCACCTCAAGCGCAGAGCCGCCGAGCTGCGGCGCAGGGAGGACGAGGAGATGGAGGAGGACGAAGGCAAGTCCAACAGGATCAAGACCACCATACTGGTCTCGCGGTTCGCCGCCAACGCTATGCGCGGCGTGCACCGCCAGCGCTCCAGGCGGGGGGCCGGCGCCGCCGTGcccgagctcctcatgcccatgCCCAAGCCGCGGGAGCCCGACTTTCGCGACGACTACTGA
- the LOC8057239 gene encoding protein ROOT PRIMORDIUM DEFECTIVE 1, which translates to MPLPPLLPRLRRVPAALLVPARGLLEARVPWVRDRALDHVVEREGHLVPFLLTKDALLAATPPPHAVPLHSLPSTIPFPYRPLRFLRQYPSAFALSPHPIEVSPTPRLSALHAAEAQVVDATLPDAADRLLRLLMLAPSRALPLRLVARLRLDLGLASDFQRSLLPNYPDYFALSPDGSLLELVCYRKDLALSAMQAYAQRTGGYKVGDAVAFPLSFPRGFELDKKVRKWLDEWQRLPYISPYEDGSHLAPRSDITEKRTVAVLHEVLSLTVGKKMEKEVLVKLGEALRLPPGFRKVVARHPGIFYLSHKLRTQTVVLRESYRRQMLVDKHPMMGIRYQYLHLMHMGMEEVGKGKGKDRRSSRNEQNIGEEFGAAGEDDENEEEYDDEDDVDEEDMEAGVVSEDHESDDDVDEDMEEQISH; encoded by the coding sequence ATGCCTCtgccgccgctgctgccgcGGCTGCGGCGTGTACCGGCGGCGCTTCTAGTGCCGGCGCGGGGCCTCCTCGAGGCGCGCGTGCCGTGGGTGCGAGACCGGGCGCTCGACCACGTCGTGGAGCGGGAGGGCCACCTGGTGCCGTTCCTCCTCACCAAGGACGCGCTCCTCGccgccacgccgccgccgcacgccgTGCCGCTGCACTCACTGCCCTCCACGATCCCCTTCCCGTACCGCCCGCTGCGCTTCCTGCGGCAATACCCCTCGGCGTTCGCGCTCTCGCCGCACCCCATCGAGGTCTCCCCGACGCCCCGGCTCTCGGCGCTGCACGCCGCCGAGGCGCAGGTCGTCGACGCCACGCTCCCCGACGCCGCTGACCGCCTGCTTCGGCTGCTCATGCTCGCCCCCTCCCGCGCGCTCCCGCTCCGCCTCGTCGCGCGCCTCCGGCTCGACCTCGGCCTCGCGTCGGACTTCCAACGCTCGCTGCTCCCCAACTACCCGGACTACTTCGCGCTCTCCCCGGACGGCAGCCTCCTCGAGCTCGTCTGCTACAGGAAGGACCTCGCCTTGTCGGCGATGCAGGCCTACGCGCAGCGCACCGGCGGCTACAAGGTCGGTGACGCGGTCGCCTTCCCACTCTCGTTCCCCAGAGGATTCGAGCTGGACAAGAAGGTGCGCAAATGGCTGGACGAGTGGCAGAGGTTGCCGTACATCTCGCCCTATGAGGATGGGTCGCACCTGGCGCCAAGGAGTGACATCACGGAGAAGAGGACCGTGGCGGTGCTGCACGAGGTCCTGAGTCTCACAGTGGGAaagaagatggagaaggaggtgCTGGTCAAGCTTGGGGAGGCGCTGCGGCTGCCACCCGGGTTCAGGAAGGTGGTGGCTAGGCACCCTGGGATTTTCTACTTGTCGCACAAGCTGAGGACGCAGACGGTAGTTCTCAGGGAATCATACCGGAGGCAAATGCTTGTGGACAAGCACCCCATGATGGGGATAAGGTATCAGTATCTGCATTTGATGCATATGGGGATGGAGGAGGTTGGAAAGGGCAAGGGCAAAGATCGAAGGAGTAGCCGCAATGAACAAAACATTGGGGAAGAGTTTGGTGCCGCGGGGGAGGATGATGAAAATGAGGAGGAATATGATGATGAAGACGATGTGGACGAAGAGGACATGGAAGCGGGTGTTGTGTCCGAGGATCATGAGAGTGATGACGATGTTGATGAGGATATGGAGGAACAAATTTCTCATTGA